One Gadus morhua chromosome 23, gadMor3.0, whole genome shotgun sequence DNA segment encodes these proteins:
- the LOC115537255 gene encoding uncharacterized protein LOC115537255, giving the protein MTTCGTVTKSLLMLAVVVALTGQGSAVEKFSECCTRVSRQEITETIVDYMVQQRNNNHCVNAIIFQTESGSFYCSKFDEPWVMRKVRQLRRTKRAALASTPSLLKLITSTATPPSTAPPTHSSSPPSPSSPTSLLKLITSSSAPPPLERTTGTTPSTHYTVQ; this is encoded by the exons ATGACGACCTGTGGCACCGTGACGAAGAGCCTGCTAATGCTGGCTGTGGTGGTCGCTCTGACCGGACAAGGATctgcag tTGAGAAGTTCTCTGAATGCTGCACCAGGGTGAGCAGACAGGAGATCACTGAAACCATCGTGGACTACATGGTGCAACAGAGAAACAACAATCACTGCGTCAATGCCATCAT ttTCCAAACAGAGAGCGGTAGTTTCTACTGCAGCAAATTTGATGAGCCCTGGGTGATGAGGAAGGTCAGGCAGCTTAG GAGGACAAAAAGAGCAGCATtggcctccaccccctccctcctgaagctcatcacctccaccgccacccctCCCTCGActgcccctcccacccacaGCTCCTCTCCCCCGTCaccttcctcccccacctccctcctgaAGCTCATCACCTCCAGCTCCGCTCCTCCACCATTGGAGAGAACCACCGGAACCACGCCCTCAACGCATTATACCGTCCAATAG
- the LOC115537253 gene encoding vasoactive intestinal polypeptide receptor 2 isoform X2, whose product MTGKPLRNSLSLSLSSLSLSLSLSLSLLSLSLSFSLSHYVVDLGEYVVLIVVVVMVFIAVTAVDAVVIVSVVTATVVLAYHCPFFLPFSWLRRLPWRQVGCKSSLVFFNYFITANFFWLLVEGLYLHTLLMVIHTYSVHLSTYMLIGWGIPFVVTVVWVVCKVCLEDTGCWEKSEISTPERVINWPIMASIIINFILFVNIIRILVQKVRCSVVGGNDKCQYRRLAKSTLLLIPLFGVNYMIYVAEPTDQRLKDYKILFDLGLGSFQGLVVAILYCFLNSEFVLRLDQHIRASFHCWNE is encoded by the exons ATGACAGGCAAACCTCTtcgaaactctctctctctctctctctcctctctctctctctctctctctctctctctctctctcctctctctctctctctctttctctctctctcattatgtTGTTGATCTTGGGGAGTATGTGGTCCTAATTGTTGTGGTTGTCATGGTTTTCATTGCTGTTACTGCTGTGGATGCCGtagtgattgttagtgttgTTACCGCAACCGTTGTCCTTGCTTATCATTGTCCattttttcttcccttctcctGGTTACGGCGGTTACCGTGGCGACAGGTGGGCTGTAAGAGCAGCCTGGTGTTCTTCAACTACTTCATCACCGCCAACTTCTTCTGGCTGCTGGTGGAGGGGCTGTACCTCCACACGCTGCTGATGGTCATCCACACCTACTCCGTGCATCTCAGCACTTACATGCTGATCGGCTGGG gTATCCCCTTTGTGGTTACAGTGGTGTGGGTGGTATGCAAAGTTTGCCTCGAAGACACTGG GTGTTGGGAGAAAAGTGAGATCTCCACCCCTGAACGTGTGATCAACTGGCCGATCATGGCCTCCATCATC ATCAACTTCATTCTGTTCGTCAACATCATCCGGATCCTGGTCCAGAAGGTCCGCTGCTCAGTGGTCGGAGGAAACGACAAGTGCCAGTACCg GCGCCTGGCGAAGTCCACCCTGCTGCTGATCCCTCTGTTTGGGGTGAACTACATGATCTACGTGGCCGAGCCGACGGACCAGAGACTGAAGGACTACAAGATCCTGTTCGACCTCGGCCTGGGCTCCTTCCAG GGTTTGGTGGTCGCCATACTGTACTGCTTCCTGAACAGTGAG TTTGTTCTCAGGCTCGACCAACACATCAGAGCTTCCTTCCATTGTTGGAATGAATGA
- the LOC115537263 gene encoding C-C motif chemokine 4: protein MTTCGTVMKSLLLLAVVVALTGQGSAADEKFSKCCTKVSREEITETIVDYMVQLRNKHCVNAIIFQTESGGLYCSKYDEPWVMKKVRQLKGTKRAALASTPSLLKLITSSSSPPPLE from the exons ATGACGACCTGTGGCACCGTGATgaagagcctgctgctgctggctgtggtGGTCGCTCTGACCGGACAAGGATctgcag CAGATGAGAAGTTCTCTAAATGCTGCACCAAGGTGAGCAGAGAGGAGATCACTGAAACCATCGTGGACTACATGGTGCAACTGAGAAACAAGCACTGTGTAAATGCCATCAT ttTCCAAACGGAGAGTGGTGGTTTGTACTGCAGCAAATATGATGAGCCCTGGGTGATGAAGAAGGTCAGGCAGCTTAA GGGGACAAAAAGAGCAGCATtggcctccaccccctccctcctgaagctcatcacctccagctcctctcctccaccattgGAGTGA
- the LOC115537253 gene encoding vasoactive intestinal polypeptide receptor 2 isoform X1 → MTGKPLRNSLSLSLSSLSLSLSLSLSLLSLSLSFSLSHYVVDLGEYVVLIVVVVMVFIAVTAVDAVVIVSVVTATVVLAYHCPFFLPFSWLRRLPWRQVGCKSSLVFFNYFITANFFWLLVEGLYLHTLLMVIHTYSVHLSTYMLIGWGIPFVVTVVWVVCKVCLEDTGCWEKSEISTPERVINWPIMASIIINFILFVNIIRILVQKVRCSVVGGNDKCQYRRLAKSTLLLIPLFGVNYMIYVAEPTDQRLKDYKILFDLGLGSFQGLVVAILYCFLNSEVQSELKRKWRTLSLKRYAGRDSRLRTTSASRNGGDPSAPLARNTRAQSILQTETTML, encoded by the exons ATGACAGGCAAACCTCTtcgaaactctctctctctctctctctcctctctctctctctctctctctctctctctctctctcctctctctctctctctctttctctctctctcattatgtTGTTGATCTTGGGGAGTATGTGGTCCTAATTGTTGTGGTTGTCATGGTTTTCATTGCTGTTACTGCTGTGGATGCCGtagtgattgttagtgttgTTACCGCAACCGTTGTCCTTGCTTATCATTGTCCattttttcttcccttctcctGGTTACGGCGGTTACCGTGGCGACAGGTGGGCTGTAAGAGCAGCCTGGTGTTCTTCAACTACTTCATCACCGCCAACTTCTTCTGGCTGCTGGTGGAGGGGCTGTACCTCCACACGCTGCTGATGGTCATCCACACCTACTCCGTGCATCTCAGCACTTACATGCTGATCGGCTGGG gTATCCCCTTTGTGGTTACAGTGGTGTGGGTGGTATGCAAAGTTTGCCTCGAAGACACTGG GTGTTGGGAGAAAAGTGAGATCTCCACCCCTGAACGTGTGATCAACTGGCCGATCATGGCCTCCATCATC ATCAACTTCATTCTGTTCGTCAACATCATCCGGATCCTGGTCCAGAAGGTCCGCTGCTCAGTGGTCGGAGGAAACGACAAGTGCCAGTACCg GCGCCTGGCGAAGTCCACCCTGCTGCTGATCCCTCTGTTTGGGGTGAACTACATGATCTACGTGGCCGAGCCGACGGACCAGAGACTGAAGGACTACAAGATCCTGTTCGACCTCGGCCTGGGCTCCTTCCAG GGTTTGGTGGTCGCCATACTGTACTGCTTCCTGAACAGTGAG gtccaGAGCGAGCTGAAGAGGAAGTGGCGGACTCTGTCTCTGAAGCGCTACGCGGGGCGGGACTCCCGCCTCCGCACCACGTCGGCCAGCCGCAACGGGGGGGACCCCTCGGCCCCCCTGGCCCGCAACACCCGGGCCCAGTCCATCCTACAGACTGAGACCACCATGCTCTGA